Within the Nicotiana tabacum cultivar K326 chromosome 11, ASM71507v2, whole genome shotgun sequence genome, the region GAAATCTTGCTGATTGTGCTATTGTGGCTGAAGAGCTATGGTTTGTGGTCTTACTTTTTAAAAACTGAATCTTGATTTTATGTCTTTATTATAATTATTGAAGTGGTCATGTAATATATGTAGGTAGAACGTCTTGGATTTTGCAGCTCTCAAAGGGAGTTTTGTGTCATTCTTCAATATGGAGAAACCAGAAAGTACTATACAGTGGAATATAGTGTACAAGGGTCTATGGGGCTATTGATTTGCGTTAAAGacattaaatttattttaataaagaaaatctTTGTGAATTAGTTCAATAGGTCAATTTATTCTTCAAGTATCAATAATCGTGAACAGATTCTTTTTACCTTTTAATGTTGTGTAGAAGATTCACGATTCCATATGGGCACAATTTATATTTCACTatgactatgtgatttgaaaGTGAAAGCCCTACTTTTTCTACCAGTGAATGTTATTACAGGATTTTATACCTATATTATATGAATAAAAATGTTTATCAACAATTTTCATGAGTTGAAACATCTCAGTGCTGACATGTTAAATTATCAACTTTTTCATTGAAGGTTGAATGTTGGAGACAGGAAAGAAATACTTCTTTAAGTGCAACAATCGTGTATGCTAATGTATATTTGTCAGGAGGAGAAATAAATTTTGGGAGATCAATCTTCAAAATTAATTGTTGCATCTTATTTGTTGGTAATCTGGATTCTATACTTCGATTTAGATCTGGAGTTGAGCTCtttttttgcttcatatctgctgCCATTGTTATTTCAGCATGACCATTGtttcaaagttatttcaaactcaTGTTATTTTTTCACAGGCTCAAATAAGTAGCCTGCAGTGTTGGGCCCGTGATCCCTATCTAGTATGTATATGTATTCAAACGTATGTAGCGCTAAATACGTAACGTATCTGCGCAATatctgggtcgacgaagatgttaaaaacggaaggaaatcaaatcaattctgatttccCTAATTTTACTCAACAAACTTAAAAGTTATCCCATCAATCTGTATTCTTCTCAAAGTCAAAAAATACAGAAACGTGAAAGAAGCGAAGAAACAGAGCAGCTTGCTTCTATATTGTGCGATTTTCTTCTCCTCCTTATCGATTGCGACAAATTATATACAGAAGAAGGTATAACTCTTCTATATATATGGCAAGCTTGACAGTTTTGTTGCGTCATTCTGGAAAGTGGAACGATGAGGGCAATTATATCGACTTTTCAATTGAGGGAATACTGATTAAGGAGTATGCTTCCTTTAATGATCTAGTTTGTTCAATTTCTAATCAACTGGGTATAGATTTGAGCACAAATACCATTAAAATACAATACAATGTTGAAGGCAATCGCACGCCAATGGAAATACACAATGATATGGGTTACAGAGTGTATGTAAAATtgaaaaaagagaacagagaatttGGGATGTATCCTCTGTGCATTACAACTATGGAAAAAGAGCTTATCTCTGGATATGGTTTAAATCAAGGCGACATTGTGCAGATAGACGAAGCAGTTCAAATGTACGATTCCGATACAGATTATACACTAGCTATAGAACTTGCCAATTCAGGAGAAGCGATTGGAGTGTTCGAACTCCACAAGGATTTGATAAtttcaaaaactaatcaaaagGAGGTTATGGCTGGACAAGTGTATAAGGATAAGGCTACATTGAAAGAGGTGATGAATAATTATGCTATAGCTCAAAGGTTTCAATTCCGTGTTGATCGGTCTAATGCTGTCAGGTTTGATGTTTGTTTAACTTTGTTGTATTTAGTTGTAGTTGTGTGTTTCCTCCATATAATGAACACCTTTGAAAATTTATATTTGTTTAGTGTTCTTAATAATATGTATTCAGGTGTATTTTACtattgaaaaaatacaacagTGGCTATGATTATTTTCATATTATGTCTATAATGTTACTAAGTGTTTGATTATTCATACGAAtgtatttagttgtatttatTGTATTTAATCACATCTAACAATATTGGAATTCGTTAGTATACAAAATTACATATACACAGATATCAATTTGGTACTTTATGAATAGGAAGTATATATGTCAGATTCGTTAAGTTGTCTGATGTATGAACTTTTCTGTCCAGCTATGCATTAATATGTATTTCAGAAGATTGTGATTGGAGGTTTAAGGCTTCAAGCATTAACAAATCGGAATTATTCAAGGTGAGAGAATTCAATGACAACCATACATGTCCGCTGAAGGATAAAGTGTACGAGCAGCGGCAAGCTAGTAGCAGCCTTATAAGTGGTATTATAAGGACAAAGCTTACAAACCATAAGAGGAAATACACTCCGAGGGACATTATTGATGACGTGAAATCAGATCTAGGTGTTGATGTTAGCTATATGTTGGCGTGGAGGGctaaagaaaaggcaatgaattTTCTTAGAGGTGAACCGGCTGATTCATACAAAAAATTACCAGGATACTTATATACAATGGATAAGACATATCCAGGTTCTCACATAAGAATGGAAAAATCGTCAAAGAATGAATTCATGTACGTGTATATATCATTGTATGCATTTATAAGGGGGTTTGATCATTGTAGACCAATTGTTGTAGTGGACGAAAGTCATCTAAAATCCCACTACACCGGGACATTCGTTTCTGCAAGCACGTTGGATGGGGCAGGTGAGTacctcaataataataaaatttgttAATATTTAAAGCATTGGAAAACATGTATTTAAAAACAATTATATTCAATTGTATTAAACAGGTCATATATTGCCACTAGCATACGGTGTTATTGATTTAGAGAACGATGCTGCTTGGACgtggttctttgagcaattcaagatagCGTACGGTGTAAGGGAAAACATGTGCATTGTTTCGGATAGAAATGAGAGCATCATTAAATCTGTATCGAGAGTATATCCGGATTTACCGCATTGTGCTTGCATATGGCATCTATGGAATAACGTATACATGAAATTCAAAAAGAGTCATGCCAAGTTGAGTGAGATATACTTCTCGATGGCAAAAGCATACACACAAACTGAATTTGATAGTCTGATGGAGAAGGTTGAGAAGGTAGATATTAGGGTGAAAGAATGCTTAGAGTTAGCTGGTTACGAAAAGTGGGCTAGGTTGTATGCACCTGTTAACAGGGGATGGACAATGACGTCAAATATCGCTGAGTCAATCAATGCAGCACTAGTTTCAGCAAGGGAATTGCCAATATATGACTTCCTCGAAGAAGTTAGGAAGATGTTTGGTCGTTGGAATTGTAGTAACCGTAAAGAAGCTACTCAGACATACAAGACGCTTGGGAAAAAATACCAGGAAATGCTGGAGTTGAATGAGACCATGTGTACCCGTATGACTGTAAGTTAATTTTTTATGGCATTGTTGTATACAACTGAATACATTTTTTTAGGCAGAACTACTGGTATGCATTTTTATGAATAGTTGCTTGAACTAGTAAATAATATAGATGAATACAGGTAAATACATGTTATTATTAAGACTGTATGCATGTGATAATGATTACAATGGAATTCAGGTGATTCATACAATTTAAATTGATTGGAAATAACTGAAAACATCTGCTAAAAAAAGGTTGAATACAAATGCATACAAATGCAGACTGCAGTTGAATACAGTTGCATACAGTTGCTGGAATCAGCTGAATTTAACTGAAATTGAATGAAGTTGCAATTTTTGAAGTTGATAGTAACCATTTAACTCAGTAGTATATATTTGTTAATTCATGTAAATGTGTTCAAAACGTATATTTATGTTTTTAAATGTAGGTGGTACCATCAACTGAATACTTACATACTGTTAACGATGGTGGGAGGAATTACACAGTCTGTCTGCTCGAGAGAAAATATGTTTGTGGGAGATTCCAAATTGATGAATTGTCATGCCCACATGCCTGGGCTGTATTGAAGAGCAAGTTTTTAATGCCTGAAGAATATTGCTCTAGCTATTACAAGCCAAGTACAATTGTAATGACATACAATGTGCCAGTGTACCCGTTACCGGACAAAAATGACTGGAATATACCAGAGCATGTTGCAGAGGAGGTTGTACTACCACCCAAATGGAAAAGACCTCCTGGAAGGCCAAAGAATAAGCGTGACAAAAATTTAAGTGAATTGTTGTTGCCGAAaaatcaacattcatgtagcataTGTGGGCAGGGAGGACATAACAAGCGAACTTGTAGGAATGCTCCACGTAATAAATAGTTGTATTCTGACATGTATTGGTGACTCGACATTATCAGCTATAATGAATTCTTTTTTCGAAGTAATATATTGTGGAATGACTTTcgttaatattttatgaatttatttagttgaagtatttttatatataaaaatatatatatgatttgGCTGTGAGAGTATCTTAGTATAGTTGAATACAACTAATTCAATTCCTTAATATAGGTGAATACAACATGTAGAATAGAGTTGAATATAGGTTAATAACACAGTTTAATTCAACTGACTTTGGTGGAATACACtgtaatacagttgaatacagatCTGGACATCTGGTTGAAACAGTTGAATTTAACTGACATTGGATGAATATAGGTAATTCAATTGTTTAATACATTTGAATACAACATGTTCAATAATGTTGACTATAGGTTAATACTACAGTTCAATTAAATTGACTATAGCTGAATACATATGAAATCAGAGAAAAATACAGCTGAATACAGTTGAATAATACAACTAAATACAAGTTAATCAATATAACTTGTATTGTTTCTAGTCAATTCAAAGTTACATCTGAATGGATGCAGCTGAATATACTTGCATACCAACTGTAGACAACTGAtaaatacactttaatacaactGAATTGAACTGAATAATATAGATTAATACAATAAGCTAAACAGAATAATACAACTAAATACAACTGCTTAATACTGCAAGATAAAGCTGTTCTTATGCAAGCTGAATACAATTCAAAAATTGGCATTAACAAAAATCATTCAGCATACATAAAGTTTCAGAAATTTTAACTAACATGTGCGTTAGCTAAAACCTGTTCAAGCAAACTTAACCAAATTTCAGCATGTAAGTAAATAGCATCTACGACCAAAACCACTACAATCAGTATCATTGTTCAAGCTAAACTCAAAAAAAAACCTAAAGCTATTCTAAAACTATCTGCATCTTTGCCTCCGACTCAGAGATTTGTCTTTCAATCTTTGAAGGTGCTTCACTCTCGCTTATTGCATCAGCATCTATCTTGCGCATAACATAGTCCCATAACAGAGCACCATATCTTTGACGGAGAAGAGTGGCATCAAATGGTGTTTTTTGTGTAATCTCTCCAATAGTGCTCAGAAACTCCGCGAAGGCTGCAACATGCACTCCACAATCCCTAAACAATAATTGATTGAAACAgaatataaattaattaatccaTATACTGTGTATAAAACATATAAGAATGATGATTGGATACTTACATGCTGCCCGCTTTCTGTTGAGGCAGATTTGGAACGAAGATAACTTCAAAAGGTTCGTTATGATCCTTGTTTGTGTATGCGGGATAAGCAATACCAGTGAATGCCTTGACTATCTCTGTAAAAGCCACTAATTGACAGATACAGAGGTAATAGCTTAGCTAGCTTTACAATCTCAGAGACTACGTATGCATCATGACCGGAAGACGTGTACGAGTCGTACACTTTGATACATCTATCTTTGAAAGTCACAACAACCAACACCCAATAAAGTTTTTCCTTCAAGTTCACTGGTATCAAGACATTATCCACTGTATGCCAGGGTACATTAGCATGTAATCTGTAGCCCCTAATATACTCACATACAACGTCTTCTTGTTTTGCTACATTAGCATTACTATCTGTATCTTCATACCTGTCATATATTTCATCTATTCTTGTCTTGAATATACAATCAACAGTAGTAAATGTGAAGTCCCTATGCTGATTGTACTTGCCCATCTTTCGCAAATAGTAGAATATGACATCCATATGCTATAAACAAAAGAGGTTGGTAGATAGTGTGAGTTTATTTGCTTGAACTAAGAAATAATATATAAGAATACCTCAATACAAATGCTAAAAAAAAgttgaatacaactgaatacagaaAATAGAGGAATACACTGTAATACAGGTGAATACAACTGTATTTAGCTTATGGACTACAGTTGAATTCAACTGACATTGAATGAATACAACTAATTCAATTCATTAATATAGGTGAATACAATATGTAGAATAGAGTTGAATATAGGTTAAAAACACAATTCAATTCAACTAACTTTGGTGGAATACACTGTAATACAGTTGATTACATATCTGGACAGCTGGTTGAAACAGTTGAATTTAACTGCCATTGGATGAATACAGGTAATTCAATTGTTCAATACAGTTGAATACCACAGTATCAATAAAGTTAATTCAACTGTAATACAGGTGAATACAACTGTATTCAGCTTATGGACTACAATTGAATTCAACTAACATTGAATGAATACAACTAATTCAATTCCTTAATATAGGTGAATACAACATGTAGAATAGAGTTAAATATAGGTTAATAACACAGTTCAATTCAACTGACTTGGTGGAATACACtgtaatacagttgaatacagatCTAGACAGCTGGTTGAAACAGTTGAATTTAACTGCCATTGGATGAATACAGGTAATTCAATTGATAAATATGGTTGAATACAACAGTatcaataaatttaattataTGTTAATAATACAGTTCAATTCAAATTGACTATAGCTGAATACATaggaaataagagaaaaatacagCTTAATAATACAACTAAATACAAGTTAATAAAACAGCATGTTATTATTTAAAGATAAGATTATCATTTTTGGGAAAGACTCACATTGTCATCCCATAACTTCCCGTAAATGGATAGAAGGTAAAATCAGTTTTTGGAATCAACTTGATCAACTCCAAAATCCAATGGAATGTGAAGTATAGACTTGTTTTTCTTGTAATGGTCGTCGAGATTACCTCTACAAGTATGATATAAAACTCATTATGTACATAccttaaaaaaatgaaaacataataCAATGAACGGGGGAAAACTCACTTCTGATCATGTCTTGCTAGAAGACCTTCACGAACCCACTTGTCATATTCTTGAATGAGTAACATAGGATGTGGACCCGTTATTGGATCTTCCTCTAACGGGTGTCTTTTTTCAAAGATGGGTGTCAACTTTACAAAGGAACATGCTGTAAATAAAACATGTTGTAAATAATTACGATGAATGCTGATTATTACGTTTGTAAAATCACTTACCTCCTGAGTCGAAGTTAGACTGATAAGGCGAAGAGTTCCATCTACTTGGTCGCCTATTTCGTTGAGGTTGCACTGGTGTGGCTTCATCTTTTTTTGCACTTGCGTGAACAACTATTCTAGTTTCTGGAATTTGGCTGGGTAGAAACTTGTCGTCAAGTTCAAATTGAGAAACATAGAATTCTTTAGATACATCCTCTTGGTTTGTGGTAGATGGTATGATGGACGGTACCTCTGAAATAGTTTTCTGGTAGATGTATGTATCATTGTTAGCATGgtaacttaatgttagaaaaaagATTAAATACATATAAGTAGCTAGTATACATTACAGAAAATGCAGATTAACCAAGCAGAATACATGTAAATACagttgaaataaaaataaatacggCAGTTTAAAGTGAAATTACAGATTAAGTGTAACACAGTTATgaatacatttaaaaaaatatgctCTATATGTTAAGATTTAAAAGTCAGAATACATATATATAGAGCTGAATAACATTTAAATACATCAGTAAAATGGCTAGATTAAAACATATATGAATACAGCTAAATACATATGTTCAATATGATAACTGCTTTTATACCTCATTATTATCTCCGACATCTGTGTCAATGCCACCATCATGTCTCACTATGGGTTCAGTTTGCTGATTTTGTTGAAGTTGGTCTGAAAGCATCTTGAAGTTATCATTGATCAATGTCCTTAGAGACTTGAACTCTCCAACAACCTTAACAGTACAAAATAGttagaaaaatactaaaacacatAGCTATCAAACTTTATTGATTAATCGGTGGGTAAATACTCACGTATTCTTTGAATGATTTTAGGTCTTTCCTCAAAGAAGATGGGTCCTCATTTTGGCCTTCTGGGAGATGATGGTCATGCACAACTTTATGTCCAATGTCAGAAAGACAAACAGGAGGGACTTTGGGCTGATATTCTGGTTCTTTTGTAGGAATCTTGGGTTGTTCCTTGACCTTCTTATGTGGCGGTGATGAAGATGGACCAACACTTTCAACATGTTTCTTCTTAGATTGAAGATTGGGTGTAGGAGAAAAGTCATTTGTATCCTGTCCCGATTTGTCTGAATGCGCAGGAGTAGGTATTTTCTCAATATCGGCGCACACTTGAGGAATCTGAAAAACAGCAAGATCTATATCTAGAGGAGTGATGTCCTTGAACACAATCTGTGAACAAAAATAAGTTATGACTTACAAAAAACATATTAATGCATAACTGTATAATGCTATATTCAGGTGTATTTAACTCTGTTGTATTTTGAATGTATTAAAATGTATTAATATGTATGCAAGTATTCATGTATATAAGCTTATGAATCCAATGTATATTACAATAGGCTTTCCCTCTAACTGAATGCAAATGTATGCAAATTATAGATGTATTTGTGTTCAATTATCTTCAGAATATTGATAACATTTGTATATTACCGTGTTTCCGGTGTCTTTGAACATGCCGTTCATCAGATAAGAAAATGTTGGCTGATTTCCGGTGGTTCTCCAATTGAGTATTCTGGGGACCACATCGCAGACTCGGACTGCAATTTTGGAATCAACAGAAGAACAGCACTCATAAAACCACACTTGCATAGCTAGGGGCATCCCAGCTATCCTGTAATACTTCTTCAAAGCATCCATCTTCTTGCTAATCGAGTTTATCAACAGCTCAAATGCTTTAATACCCCAATGATATTCAGAATAGCGCCCACTCTCTACTAAGTCAAAATCTAGCCTCGGTATAGTTGCACTATTCTTCTCAGATGAAAATATAAAGGTGTGGATGAAATACAACAAAGATATCTTCAAAGCATCCTCATCATTGTCGGGGCCACATGCCTTGTCATTGAAGCATTATCTCAAGTGTTTCTTCTTTACAATATTAGCACTTCCAAAATAAGTCGCAATAAGCCGGTTAGGAGGAGTTTCACTAAACTCAAAATCTTCATCTTTACCTACACATTTGAGGCCAGTCACAAGCGCAAACTCCCTTAATGTGAAATGTAATTCAGTACCATTGACGTATACTGCAAATACATTGTTTGGAGTGCCGTTTAACTGTCGAGCCATGAAGCATCTGAAGAGTTGATGTTGAACATCAAATTGCTTCATTTGAAGAAATGAGCCAAAGCATGTATTGCCGAATTGTTGGAACTGATCGGGAGTAAGCTTATCTTTTAGCTGAGATACTATATCAGTGTTAGTGTAACTACTAATATGGGGTGCTAATTTTGGCTGGTGTTTCACAAACAAATCAATTCCCTGCAATGAACATTGAAAGATACATGTTAATACAGATGAATACATTGCAAAAATACATATTAAGATTTTTTGGAATACATGTAAGACATGATACAGTGACAAAGCCAAATGCATGTCAGACAACTACAAACACTTACAGAAGACTAGATACAGTGACAAGGCTAAATATATGCTAACATACTTTGTAACATACAGATATAATACAAAATATTTCAgatgaatacaactgaatacataTGAATGCATATGAATACATTTGAGGTCAAACTGGACAATTGAATTATCACAAATATATATTAGCAAATGCTAAATacacatgaatacatatgaatacaggTAAGATTACATTAAAAATGAACTGTTGGAAACAAccaaatacatatgaatacataaacATACTGTAGAAGAAACAGACTACACTATACAAAAaggtacaaaaatacaaaaagatagATATGAATACAACAGAATACATGTAACAAATACCAATTACCTTTTGGTTTCTTGAATCTTTCATAGGTTTTTTCCTCTTTGAGCCAACTTGATTTTTGGTTTCT harbors:
- the LOC107794580 gene encoding uncharacterized protein LOC107794580 codes for the protein MASLTVLLRHSGKWNDEGNYIDFSIEGILIKEYASFNDLVCSISNQLGIDLSTNTIKIQYNVEGNRTPMEIHNDMGYRVYVKLKKENREFGMYPLCITTMEKELISGYGLNQGDIVQIDEAVQMYDSDTDYTLAIELANSGEAIGVFELHKDLIISKTNQKEVMAGQVYKDKATLKEVMNNYAIAQRFQFRVDRSNAVSYALICISEDCDWRFKASSINKSELFKVREFNDNHTCPLKDKVYEQRQASSSLISGIIRTKLTNHKRKYTPRDIIDDVKSDLGVDVSYMLAWRAKEKAMNFLRGEPADSYKKLPGYLYTMDKTYPGSHIRMEKSSKNEFMYVYISLYAFIRGFDHCRPIVVVDESHLKSHYTGTFVSASTLDGAGHILPLAYGVIDLENDAAWTWFFEQFKIAYGVRENMCIVSDRNESIIKSVSRVYPDLPHCACIWHLWNNVYMKFKKSHAKLSEIYFSMAKAYTQTEFDSLMEKVEKVDIRVKECLELAGYEKWARLYAPVNRGWTMTSNIAESINAALVSARELPIYDFLEEVRKMFGRWNCSNRKEATQTYKTLGKKYQEMLELNETMCTRMTVVPSTEYLHTVNDGGRNYTVCLLERKYVCGRFQIDELSCPHAWAVLKSKFLMPEEYCSSYYKPSTIVMTYNVPVYPLPDKNDWNIPEHVAEEVVLPPKWKRPPGRPKNKRDKNLSELLLPKNQHSCSICGQGGHNKRTCRNAPRNK